A single uncultured Methanolobus sp. DNA region contains:
- a CDS encoding winged helix-turn-helix domain-containing protein has translation MKSSLIDVILNSEKRKNVLLLLIEGQKSREEIKTSLNVTSTALIPQIKILKEHGLVIQNGDYYILTNMGEVLVENMLPLLNVVEVFEENSDYWQNRNLNGIPKSLLKRFGELGNCLIIEPDLNYLFEFPKEFTENIAKSEYIMAFNAYFHPEYPAMYSKLAEKGIDISLIFTDSVYERMEQDFTEDISKFNGFETTELRVSREKSGLATLVSTDRFLFLCFFNEQGQYDHTILMSFDSNALEWSRELFDYYKDKSKVVDKN, from the coding sequence ATGAAAAGTTCCCTGATCGATGTTATCCTCAATTCCGAAAAACGTAAAAACGTTCTTTTGCTCCTTATTGAAGGACAGAAGAGCCGTGAGGAGATCAAGACAAGTCTCAATGTGACTTCCACTGCCCTTATTCCGCAGATCAAGATACTCAAAGAGCATGGACTTGTCATACAGAACGGAGACTACTATATATTGACAAATATGGGAGAAGTTCTTGTAGAGAACATGCTGCCACTTCTGAATGTTGTGGAGGTCTTCGAGGAGAACAGTGATTACTGGCAGAACCGCAATCTTAACGGAATACCAAAATCACTCCTGAAGCGGTTCGGTGAGCTTGGAAACTGCCTTATTATAGAACCTGACCTGAATTATCTGTTCGAATTCCCCAAAGAGTTCACTGAGAACATAGCAAAATCCGAATACATTATGGCTTTCAATGCTTACTTCCATCCAGAATATCCTGCTATGTACTCTAAACTTGCTGAGAAGGGAATCGATATCTCACTTATTTTCACAGATTCTGTCTATGAGAGAATGGAACAGGATTTTACAGAGGATATTTCAAAGTTCAACGGTTTTGAAACCACAGAACTGAGGGTTTCCAGAGAAAAATCCGGACTTGCAACTCTGGTTAGTACAGACCGCTTCCTGTTCCTGTGTTTCTTCAATGAGCAGGGACAATATGACCACACGATACTCATGAGCTTTGACAGCAACGCTCTTGAATGGAGCAGGGAATTATTTGATTACTATAAAGATAAGTCAAAAGTAGTAGATAAAAACTGA
- a CDS encoding response regulator, whose translation MEDAKDVKILVVEDESIIALNIKKKLKSFGYTVPAMATTGEEAIKMAEITFPDLILMDVRLKGDMDGIQTAEEIRKRFDIPIIFLTAYSDDKVLERAKKTEPYGYIVKPFKANDLKSNIEIALYRFGMNRTESAE comes from the coding sequence ATGGAAGATGCAAAGGATGTAAAGATTCTGGTAGTGGAAGATGAGAGCATTATTGCTCTGAATATCAAGAAGAAGCTTAAGAGCTTCGGATATACAGTACCGGCTATGGCGACCACTGGTGAGGAAGCTATAAAGATGGCAGAGATTACTTTCCCTGACCTGATCCTCATGGATGTCAGACTGAAAGGTGACATGGACGGAATACAGACTGCTGAAGAGATTCGCAAGCGTTTCGATATACCTATAATATTCCTGACCGCATACTCTGACGATAAGGTTCTGGAAAGGGCAAAGAAAACAGAACCATACGGCTATATAGTCAAGCCATTCAAGGCAAATGATCTGAAAAGCAATATCGAGATAGCTCTTTACAGGTTCGGGATGAACCGGACTGAAAGCGCGGAATAG
- a CDS encoding histidine kinase dimerization/phosphoacceptor domain -containing protein, with product MIWKDMSLKFKLILYIVVGTMIVLAASTAMTISTVTSQEEQLAYEQAVQIAGKYANDFNGDMEEYLAIAETNAATIGSFDSLSRDEANAMLRETLIAHPQLVGVYVGYEPNAFDTQDSLYVNTSGHDATGRFIPYWNTMEGTVKLYPLINYEDLSYYQEPKNTKKSIITEPYFYEKLFIVSYVAPIIKNGEFQGISGVDVSLNYLDEDISNVKAFDTGYAFVVDKEGVLVTYPYNKEWIGKKTLYDLGIDDYSLIADDIYNGKSGHLETVDSNTGEDVVMFYEPVQAGGFSFILVVPRDEIFAGVQNLTHKLMLISLVAIIFMGVFSYLIALSFTNTIEEIVYDFKKISKDAVMGRLHARAQIDVEKDFREIPIGLNEILDAVINPIHDTISLTKALSEGKLSERSKLEAKGEFKQLSNTLDNFAESLDTMIKDSNRVLTAFQHNDFSQKIEVHGEGDFGILTEGIEETRITLAQIMEERKKLEEVRKKEIHHRIKNNLQVISSLLDLESEKFNDDTVIEAFRESQNRVISMALVHEELYKSQDMESIDFSDYLMKLVNELSYSYMIEKENIKVKLDLDIVFIDMETAIPLGMIVNELVSNSLKHAFAPGEEGEIFVDLDLTDGKLTLTVGDNGVGFPEDIDFTQTDSLGLQLVTTLTNQINGTIELDRSEGTRFRIKLK from the coding sequence ATGATATGGAAAGATATGTCCCTTAAATTCAAACTTATATTATACATCGTGGTCGGAACCATGATCGTGCTGGCAGCCAGCACTGCCATGACAATTTCCACCGTAACAAGCCAGGAAGAGCAGCTTGCCTATGAGCAGGCAGTCCAGATAGCAGGAAAATATGCCAACGACTTCAATGGTGATATGGAAGAATATCTTGCTATTGCAGAAACAAATGCTGCAACCATAGGGAGTTTTGATTCTCTGAGCAGGGATGAAGCAAATGCTATGCTTCGGGAAACACTGATAGCACATCCGCAGCTTGTCGGAGTGTACGTAGGATATGAACCGAACGCCTTTGACACACAGGACAGTCTTTATGTGAACACAAGCGGACACGATGCTACCGGACGTTTCATACCTTACTGGAATACAATGGAGGGAACGGTAAAACTTTACCCGCTTATCAATTACGAGGATCTTAGTTATTACCAGGAGCCAAAAAACACAAAAAAGAGCATAATAACTGAGCCTTACTTCTATGAAAAACTCTTCATCGTGAGCTACGTTGCCCCAATAATAAAAAATGGCGAGTTTCAGGGTATCTCCGGTGTGGATGTTTCTCTCAATTATCTTGACGAAGATATCAGCAACGTAAAAGCATTTGATACCGGATACGCCTTTGTTGTCGATAAGGAAGGTGTCCTTGTCACATATCCTTATAACAAGGAATGGATCGGCAAAAAAACACTCTACGACCTTGGAATCGATGATTACTCACTGATAGCCGATGACATCTATAACGGAAAGAGCGGCCATCTGGAAACGGTGGATTCCAATACCGGAGAAGATGTTGTGATGTTCTATGAACCTGTTCAGGCAGGTGGTTTCTCATTCATACTTGTGGTTCCAAGAGACGAGATCTTCGCAGGTGTGCAGAACCTGACCCACAAACTCATGCTCATATCACTTGTAGCTATCATCTTCATGGGAGTTTTCTCCTACCTGATAGCCCTCTCGTTTACCAATACAATTGAAGAGATAGTCTACGATTTCAAGAAGATATCAAAGGATGCTGTAATGGGACGATTACACGCAAGAGCCCAGATTGATGTTGAAAAGGACTTCAGGGAGATACCCATAGGTCTGAATGAGATCCTTGATGCGGTTATCAACCCTATACACGACACCATCTCCCTTACAAAAGCACTTTCTGAAGGCAAACTCTCGGAACGTTCAAAACTGGAAGCAAAGGGCGAGTTCAAGCAGCTATCCAATACACTGGATAACTTTGCAGAATCACTGGACACAATGATAAAGGATTCGAACAGAGTGCTTACTGCATTCCAGCATAATGATTTCTCACAGAAGATAGAGGTTCATGGTGAGGGTGACTTTGGCATACTGACAGAAGGGATCGAGGAAACAAGAATAACTCTTGCTCAGATAATGGAGGAGCGCAAAAAACTGGAAGAGGTACGTAAGAAGGAAATTCACCATCGTATCAAGAACAATCTCCAGGTGATCTCAAGTCTTCTTGATCTTGAATCAGAGAAATTCAATGATGATACTGTAATTGAAGCTTTCAGGGAAAGCCAGAACCGTGTTATTTCAATGGCGCTTGTCCACGAAGAACTTTATAAGTCACAGGATATGGAAAGTATCGACTTCTCGGACTACCTGATGAAGCTTGTGAACGAGCTTTCATATTCATACATGATCGAAAAAGAGAACATTAAGGTAAAACTGGACCTTGATATTGTTTTCATCGATATGGAGACTGCTATCCCATTGGGAATGATAGTCAATGAGCTTGTTTCAAATTCACTGAAACACGCTTTTGCTCCGGGAGAAGAAGGAGAGATCTTTGTTGATCTTGACCTTACAGATGGCAAGCTCACACTGACCGTTGGTGATAACGGTGTGGGATTCCCGGAGGATATCGATTTCACACAGACAGACTCCCTTGGGTTACAACTTGTAACGACCCTGACAAATCAGATAAACGGTACCATAGAACTTGACAGAAGTGAAGGTACCAGATTCAGGATCAAACTGAAATGA
- a CDS encoding methyltransferase cognate corrinoid protein has product MSNQEMLDTLRDTIVTQNINGCAEATKAALDAGLTAVTIINDGLSPGMKIVGDKFEAAEIYLPQIMMSAKAMNAAMTILLPVLEQEKGNTDGVGLAITYVQEGDIHDIGHRLVTTMLEANGFKIVDMGVDVPNERVAEEVAKNKGKKLLLVGSALMTTSMLGQKDTVAMLKEEGLRDSVKIMFGGAPVSDAWIAEIGADATAENAADAARVALSLMQ; this is encoded by the coding sequence ATGTCAAATCAGGAAATGTTAGACACACTCAGAGACACTATCGTGACTCAGAACATCAACGGTTGTGCCGAAGCTACAAAGGCAGCACTCGATGCAGGACTTACTGCAGTTACAATCATCAACGATGGTCTTTCACCAGGTATGAAGATCGTCGGAGACAAATTCGAAGCAGCAGAGATCTACCTTCCACAAATAATGATGTCTGCAAAGGCAATGAACGCAGCAATGACGATCTTACTCCCGGTACTTGAACAGGAGAAGGGAAACACTGACGGTGTAGGTCTTGCAATCACCTACGTTCAGGAAGGAGACATTCACGATATCGGTCACCGCCTCGTAACAACCATGCTTGAAGCAAACGGTTTCAAGATCGTTGACATGGGCGTAGACGTACCAAACGAAAGGGTTGCAGAAGAAGTTGCAAAGAACAAGGGCAAGAAACTCCTGCTTGTTGGTTCAGCACTCATGACAACCTCAATGCTCGGACAGAAGGATACCGTAGCAATGCTGAAGGAAGAAGGTCTTAGAGATTCTGTCAAGATCATGTTCGGTGGAGCACCAGTATCTGACGCATGGATAGCAGAGATCGGAGCAGACGCAACAGCAGAAAATGCAGCAGATGCAGCAAGAGTTGCACTCAGTCTCATGCAGTAA
- the mtbA gene encoding methylcobamide:CoM methyltransferase MtbA — MSEYTPKERLSRSLTGQPVDRMPAVCVTQTGTVEQMEACGAFWPEANSDAEKMATLAEAGHTVVGFEAVRVPFDITAEAEFFGCEIKDGTKEQQPSVVGHVVKTLEDIEKLKGYDLDHGRIGVICDAIKILADKYGDELPIMGSMIGPFSLAQHINGDEWFMAIFTDEAFGLALMEFTTDFCVAYAQKMVESGADTMVIIDPTASYQLIGAEFYEKFVVPFHKKIIDAMHEVNVPVVLHICGDTTQGLALMESSGVDAISVDQNVDAAAAVANVEKAVIVGNLDPVNMLWNQTPETIRTQSQKVIDAGIGLLAPGCGTVSKTPTVNLQAMIEVAKSHKY; from the coding sequence ATGTCCGAATATACCCCCAAAGAGAGATTATCCCGTTCACTCACCGGTCAGCCTGTTGACAGGATGCCTGCTGTTTGTGTTACCCAGACAGGCACTGTTGAGCAGATGGAAGCCTGTGGTGCTTTCTGGCCAGAGGCAAACAGCGATGCGGAAAAGATGGCAACACTTGCCGAAGCAGGTCATACAGTAGTAGGTTTTGAGGCTGTCCGTGTGCCTTTTGACATTACTGCAGAAGCTGAGTTCTTCGGCTGTGAGATCAAGGATGGAACAAAGGAGCAGCAGCCGTCCGTGGTCGGTCATGTAGTAAAAACATTAGAAGACATCGAGAAACTCAAAGGCTATGATCTTGACCATGGAAGAATCGGTGTTATCTGCGATGCGATCAAAATACTTGCAGACAAATACGGCGATGAACTTCCAATCATGGGAAGTATGATCGGTCCTTTCTCACTTGCACAGCACATCAACGGTGACGAATGGTTCATGGCAATATTTACCGACGAAGCCTTCGGACTTGCACTCATGGAATTCACAACTGATTTCTGCGTTGCTTACGCTCAGAAAATGGTCGAAAGCGGTGCTGACACAATGGTCATCATCGATCCAACAGCCAGCTACCAGCTCATCGGTGCTGAATTCTACGAGAAATTCGTAGTTCCTTTCCATAAGAAGATCATCGATGCAATGCATGAGGTCAATGTACCTGTAGTGCTTCACATATGTGGTGACACCACCCAGGGTCTCGCACTCATGGAATCCAGTGGCGTAGATGCTATCAGTGTTGACCAGAATGTTGATGCTGCAGCAGCAGTGGCAAATGTTGAAAAAGCTGTCATAGTCGGAAACCTCGACCCTGTTAACATGCTCTGGAACCAGACACCTGAAACTATCAGGACACAGTCACAGAAAGTCATTGACGCAGGAATCGGTCTGCTTGCACCTGGCTGCGGTACAGTGAGCAAGACACCAACAGTCAACCTCCAGGCAATGATAGAAGTGGCAAAAAGCCACAAATATTGA
- a CDS encoding M18 family aminopeptidase, with the protein MDNSKDYISGFFGFMKKATTPVQTVDTIIERLDGEGFSKLDMNEQWTLSASGKYWLSPYPSMIIAFTIGNSGCFSNGMRIIAAHTDNPAFRIKPNPEVSSEGMLTLNVERYGGPIFNTWFDRPLSIAGRIAVRSDEVLKPKVIHLDFQRPILTLPNLAIHMNPEANKGTEIKVQKEMQPLLTQLTGDEVKDSYLLDLVAKEAGVNAEDILDMDLNVYCCEEGMLVGAKGEFISCPRIDDLSMVYAAMEALVASENKIGVNVAAFMDNEEVGSMTKQGADSVLLSSILEKIHVGIEGMEQRSKCQMKDHFVISADGAHALHPNYGEKTDITNKPVMNKGIAIKISGSRSYASEVETIAAFQQLCNKAGVKYQKFVNHSDQRGGTTLGPILSRYLPVHVVDVGVPMLAMHSTRELMGKQDFLDSIEVFRTFFQL; encoded by the coding sequence ATGGATAATTCAAAGGACTATATCAGTGGTTTTTTCGGCTTTATGAAAAAAGCAACAACACCTGTTCAGACTGTGGACACTATAATAGAACGTCTGGACGGCGAAGGCTTTTCAAAACTTGATATGAATGAGCAGTGGACTCTTTCAGCATCAGGAAAATACTGGCTGTCACCTTATCCTTCCATGATCATCGCTTTTACCATTGGAAACAGTGGTTGTTTTTCAAATGGTATGAGGATCATTGCAGCTCACACTGATAATCCGGCGTTCAGAATAAAGCCCAATCCGGAAGTTAGCAGTGAGGGAATGCTGACGCTTAATGTGGAACGCTACGGCGGGCCGATTTTCAATACCTGGTTCGACCGTCCTTTATCAATTGCTGGCAGGATCGCTGTAAGGTCCGATGAAGTTCTCAAGCCAAAAGTGATCCACCTGGATTTTCAGAGACCAATACTAACTCTTCCAAACCTTGCTATTCACATGAATCCTGAAGCTAATAAAGGCACGGAGATCAAAGTACAAAAGGAAATGCAGCCGCTTCTTACTCAATTGACCGGGGATGAGGTCAAAGATAGTTATCTGCTTGATCTGGTTGCAAAGGAAGCAGGGGTCAATGCTGAAGATATTCTCGACATGGACCTGAATGTCTATTGTTGTGAGGAAGGCATGCTGGTTGGAGCAAAAGGAGAATTCATATCCTGTCCGAGAATTGATGACCTATCAATGGTTTATGCTGCAATGGAAGCTCTTGTAGCCTCAGAAAACAAAATTGGGGTCAATGTAGCTGCATTCATGGACAATGAAGAGGTTGGTTCCATGACGAAACAGGGTGCGGATTCCGTACTTTTGAGCAGTATCCTTGAAAAGATCCATGTTGGGATCGAGGGAATGGAACAACGATCCAAATGTCAGATGAAGGATCATTTTGTCATTTCAGCAGACGGTGCACATGCGTTGCATCCTAATTACGGTGAGAAGACCGATATAACCAATAAGCCTGTGATGAACAAAGGAATTGCTATCAAGATAAGTGGCAGCCGTTCCTACGCTTCGGAAGTTGAGACGATTGCAGCTTTTCAGCAATTGTGCAATAAAGCCGGCGTTAAGTATCAGAAATTCGTGAATCATTCTGATCAGAGAGGAGGAACGACCCTTGGTCCGATTCTCAGCAGATATCTGCCTGTTCATGTGGTTGATGTTGGAGTTCCGATGCTGGCAATGCATTCGACCAGGGAACTTATGGGTAAGCAGGATTTCCTTGATTCCATAGAGGTTTTCAGGACATTCTTCCAGTTGTAA
- a CDS encoding cytochrome ubiquinol oxidase subunit I has translation MLDLLYLSRLQFAITVAFHFLFVPLTLGLALLVAYMETVYYKTKDETWRKMADFWGRIFKINFAIGLVTGLAMTFQFGTNWGPYSEFMGDVFGSPLAVEALMAFFLEGTFFGAWIFLDRNRQKLKAFSMWMVALGTNISSLWIITANGFMQNPVGYELLPDGSKVIMTDFLALVTNSYVWYMLVHTLLSAYLLTAFVILGICAYQFLKRNDSEVFKRSFRIAIVIALATSILLPVLGHGYAQYVTEIQPAKGAAMDAIWETGSSVPMYLIQIPDASTGSNSVELLGIPGLASFLYTGSFSGTITGLNQMPADEIPPVGMVFWNFKLMTMLGFLFIVEALAGLYLQKTGKLYKSDLYLKLMQWSIPLPFIAIIAGWNVAEIGRQPWIVYGLLKTPDGISMVPTSEVMLSVVLITGFYAILWVFEYYLIKKTVVNAIGAE, from the coding sequence ATGTTAGATTTGTTATATTTAAGTCGTCTGCAGTTCGCTATAACTGTAGCATTCCACTTCCTGTTCGTCCCTCTCACACTGGGACTTGCATTGTTAGTGGCTTACATGGAAACAGTCTATTACAAGACCAAGGATGAAACCTGGCGTAAAATGGCTGATTTCTGGGGAAGGATATTCAAAATAAACTTTGCAATAGGCCTTGTTACGGGTCTTGCAATGACATTCCAGTTCGGTACTAACTGGGGTCCATATTCAGAATTCATGGGTGACGTATTCGGATCACCGCTAGCCGTTGAAGCGCTCATGGCTTTTTTCCTTGAAGGGACCTTCTTTGGAGCATGGATCTTCCTTGACCGCAACAGACAGAAACTCAAGGCATTTTCCATGTGGATGGTTGCTCTTGGAACAAACATCTCATCACTCTGGATCATCACAGCTAACGGTTTCATGCAGAATCCTGTAGGATACGAGCTGCTGCCTGACGGAAGCAAGGTCATAATGACAGATTTCCTGGCGCTTGTAACTAACAGTTATGTATGGTACATGCTGGTTCACACACTACTTTCAGCTTACCTGCTCACAGCATTTGTAATTCTTGGAATATGTGCTTATCAGTTCCTCAAGAGGAATGACAGCGAAGTATTCAAGAGGTCATTCAGGATCGCAATAGTAATCGCACTTGCAACATCAATATTGCTTCCTGTTCTGGGACACGGTTATGCGCAATATGTCACAGAGATCCAGCCTGCAAAGGGCGCTGCAATGGATGCAATATGGGAAACCGGATCTTCAGTTCCAATGTATTTAATACAGATACCGGATGCCAGTACAGGTTCTAACAGCGTAGAACTGCTTGGAATTCCTGGTCTTGCAAGCTTCCTATATACCGGAAGTTTCAGCGGTACGATCACTGGTCTGAACCAGATGCCAGCTGATGAGATACCACCTGTCGGAATGGTATTCTGGAACTTCAAGCTCATGACGATGCTTGGTTTCCTCTTCATTGTAGAGGCACTTGCAGGTCTTTATCTTCAGAAGACTGGAAAGCTGTACAAGTCTGATCTCTACCTTAAGTTGATGCAGTGGTCCATTCCGCTTCCATTTATCGCTATAATAGCCGGATGGAATGTTGCAGAAATAGGAAGGCAACCATGGATAGTATACGGACTGCTTAAGACACCGGACGGAATTTCAATGGTTCCAACATCAGAAGTCATGCTGAGTGTTGTACTCATAACCGGATTCTATGCGATCCTGTGGGTCTTTGAGTATTACCTGATCAAGAAGACAGTTGTTAACGCAATAGGAGCTGAGTAA
- the cydB gene encoding cytochrome d ubiquinol oxidase subunit II: MLEFLTHDLLANIWFFLWCVIWGIYFIVDSFSLGAGLITPFIASGKTQRIQIQKAVGPFWGGNEVWLILAAGGTFAAFPLVFSKMFTFLYLPMMLLLIGLVMRGISVEYLHKDDSPKIQNILMWGWFVGSLVISLVLGVAFANFFKGLAIADNMVYQGTLLGLFSPYALIGGILFVLISATSGALWIKVKTVGPIATKAGALAKKSSIVVLVLALVYLAYSFAGIANFTVNYSATPAFYVFPALAVITAILAVVFATRDKTFPAFCCNLGVILFIVETGLASIYPYMLKSSIALEYGIDIYQGASSQLTLTVMLLGALVFVPLVIIYQLWAYTLFKEKIRETETVDY, translated from the coding sequence ATGCTGGAATTCCTTACACATGATCTGCTTGCTAACATCTGGTTCTTCCTCTGGTGTGTAATTTGGGGAATATACTTTATAGTGGATTCATTCTCCCTTGGAGCAGGTCTTATCACACCGTTCATTGCATCAGGTAAGACACAGAGAATCCAGATCCAGAAGGCAGTCGGTCCTTTCTGGGGCGGAAATGAAGTCTGGCTCATACTGGCTGCAGGTGGAACATTTGCCGCTTTCCCGCTGGTGTTCTCAAAGATGTTCACATTCCTCTATCTTCCAATGATGCTCTTGCTTATTGGACTGGTAATGAGGGGAATCTCAGTTGAATATCTGCACAAGGATGACAGTCCGAAGATTCAAAACATTCTCATGTGGGGATGGTTTGTTGGCAGCCTTGTGATATCACTTGTACTTGGAGTTGCATTTGCAAACTTCTTCAAGGGACTTGCCATTGCCGACAACATGGTTTATCAGGGAACGCTTCTTGGACTCTTCAGTCCGTATGCATTGATCGGAGGCATACTCTTCGTGCTTATCAGTGCAACATCAGGAGCCCTCTGGATCAAGGTCAAGACAGTCGGTCCAATTGCAACAAAGGCAGGAGCCCTCGCAAAGAAGAGCAGCATTGTGGTTCTGGTGCTTGCACTTGTATATCTTGCATATTCCTTTGCAGGAATTGCAAACTTCACAGTTAACTACTCTGCAACACCTGCATTCTACGTATTCCCGGCACTTGCAGTTATAACTGCTATTCTTGCAGTTGTATTTGCAACCAGGGATAAGACATTCCCTGCCTTCTGCTGCAACCTCGGAGTAATCCTCTTTATTGTAGAGACGGGTCTTGCAAGCATATATCCATACATGCTCAAGTCATCCATTGCACTTGAATATGGTATTGATATCTACCAGGGAGCTTCAAGCCAGCTTACCCTGACGGTAATGCTGCTGGGAGCACTTGTGTTCGTGCCGTTGGTTATCATTTACCAGCTCTGGGCGTACACATTGTTCAAGGAAAAGATAAGAGAAACAGAAACGGTTGATTACTAA
- a CDS encoding hydantoinase/oxoprolinase family protein has protein sequence MQYSLGIDAGGTYTDAVIVRDSDRKVVDSNKALTTYPDLLTGIENAIDGLNSKYLPDVRLVSVSTTLATNTILEKTGYPVALILIGKHTLPANIPISDYIVVKGGHNVAGLEDDVLDIEAVREYALKVKDRVSAFAVSSYFSIRNPEHEVKVRDMLTELTGLPIVCGHELSQDLGAYERGVTAYLNAQLLPIADQFIHAIQTDISKRGIDAKLMMLKCDGSVIGIHEAMERPIESIFSGPAASLMGASFLSGKDTCAVIDVGGTSTDVSLNYDGLPELVDTGAVVGGWHTKVKAIRMETSAMGGDSHVWIKSRNVNIGPRRVVPLCLAAVKYPGFMELLKSGRTPSRIQLAENVQPTKFFVRTGKEATNLSSFEKEFLEIIQFDPVSLNDIFWKIGKPISPDSVDSLIQKRLVQAIGFTPTDALHVLGEYTKWNREASVIGAKILARHTSMDEMELCRHIKKEVAINMALDLMSFMYKGVSKTEIEKMIRGDFLSQFKVNVPVVLLGGPVSCYVEELNRLIVADIIVPEHADVGNAVGALVGKGVKSIEILVKSFYKKTERSILVFSPVERREFPTYSDALEYATEHGKKLILDYMQESDIKPENVNIDIKREDITMTDGDDGTPIETKLIFLGTGKPEKEN, from the coding sequence ATGCAGTACAGTCTTGGAATAGATGCCGGTGGCACTTACACCGATGCGGTCATAGTCAGGGATTCTGACAGGAAGGTTGTTGATTCAAATAAAGCACTTACAACATACCCTGACCTTTTAACAGGAATAGAGAACGCAATAGATGGCCTTAACAGCAAATACCTTCCTGATGTCAGGCTTGTCTCAGTTTCAACAACCCTTGCAACCAATACAATACTTGAAAAAACAGGGTATCCAGTCGCTCTTATTCTCATAGGGAAACACACTCTTCCTGCAAACATACCCATCAGTGATTACATCGTAGTCAAAGGCGGACACAACGTAGCCGGACTTGAAGATGATGTCCTTGATATTGAAGCTGTCAGGGAATATGCCCTGAAGGTCAAAGACAGGGTTTCCGCTTTTGCAGTATCCTCATATTTCAGCATCCGCAATCCAGAACATGAGGTAAAAGTGAGGGACATGCTAACAGAGCTCACAGGACTTCCAATTGTCTGCGGACATGAACTGTCACAGGACCTCGGAGCATACGAAAGAGGAGTAACAGCTTACCTGAACGCACAACTGCTTCCAATAGCAGACCAGTTCATCCATGCAATTCAGACTGATATCAGCAAGCGTGGAATCGATGCAAAACTCATGATGCTCAAATGTGACGGCTCGGTAATAGGTATACATGAAGCCATGGAAAGACCGATAGAATCCATATTTTCGGGACCTGCTGCAAGTCTTATGGGAGCATCCTTCCTTTCAGGAAAGGATACCTGTGCAGTTATCGATGTTGGAGGAACCAGCACCGATGTCTCATTAAATTACGATGGCCTTCCAGAACTTGTGGATACAGGAGCCGTGGTCGGTGGCTGGCATACAAAGGTCAAAGCCATTCGCATGGAAACATCAGCAATGGGTGGTGACAGTCATGTATGGATCAAGAGCCGCAATGTCAATATCGGACCACGAAGGGTTGTTCCACTTTGCCTGGCTGCTGTAAAATATCCGGGATTTATGGAACTGTTAAAATCAGGCAGAACTCCTTCAAGAATACAGCTTGCTGAAAATGTACAGCCTACCAAGTTCTTTGTAAGAACCGGGAAGGAAGCCACAAACCTTAGTTCATTTGAAAAGGAATTTCTGGAAATCATACAGTTTGACCCGGTCTCACTGAATGATATATTCTGGAAGATCGGCAAGCCAATTTCTCCTGATAGTGTTGATTCACTGATACAGAAGAGACTGGTTCAGGCGATTGGATTTACTCCTACTGATGCTCTCCATGTGCTTGGAGAATATACTAAATGGAACCGTGAAGCCTCAGTTATTGGTGCCAAGATCCTTGCAAGGCATACATCAATGGATGAAATGGAGCTTTGCAGGCATATCAAGAAAGAAGTTGCTATCAATATGGCACTGGACCTCATGAGTTTCATGTATAAGGGAGTTTCAAAAACCGAGATCGAGAAAATGATACGCGGGGATTTCCTCTCGCAGTTCAAAGTGAATGTTCCGGTGGTGCTTCTTGGCGGACCTGTCAGTTGCTATGTGGAAGAGCTGAACAGGCTGATAGTTGCTGATATTATCGTTCCTGAACATGCCGATGTTGGAAATGCTGTTGGAGCTCTTGTTGGTAAAGGAGTCAAGAGCATAGAGATACTTGTAAAATCATTTTACAAGAAGACTGAAAGAAGCATTCTGGTGTTTTCTCCAGTGGAAAGAAGGGAGTTCCCGACTTATTCAGATGCTCTGGAATACGCAACCGAGCACGGGAAAAAGCTGATACTCGACTATATGCAGGAATCTGACATTAAACCGGAAAATGTGAATATTGATATTAAAAGAGAAGATATCACAATGACCGATGGTGATGATGGTACACCGATTGAAACAAAACTGATTTTCCTTGGTACCGGAAAGCCGGAAAAAGAAAACTAA